TGCTCCGGCGAGCGCGACCTGATCCTCGAGCTGATCGCCTGGAGCAGCGGCCAGGAGCTCGCCTGGCGGCAGGCCCGCGACCGGGCGATCCTCGCGCAAGACGCCGCGGAGGCCGCGGTCTGCGAGCGGGAGACGCGCCAGGCCGAGGCCATGGTCGACGTGCTGCGCCGGGCGCTCCGGCTCGTCGTCGAGGCCAAGCTGGGTCGGGACCGGTTGCAGCCCGGGTACGCCGGCCAGTCCGGCCGGGGGAGCGGCCGGCCGGCGGAGCAGGACGTCACGCTGCCCGGTCTCGAGGTGCCCGTGGACGAGCCGGGGCTGTTCGACGAGGATTGACCGGGCGGAGTGACCGGCCGGGCGGCGCAAGCCCGCCTCGCGCCGCTCCGCTCTCCGGCCTCATCCGGTCGCGGCCCCGTCGGTCGGCGCGGAGGAACCCACGAGCGCGACCATGTTCCCGAAGACGTCCTCGCCGCGACCCATGCTGGCGTGCGCGGACCCGATCTCGTCGAAGCTCACGACACGGCCGAGGCACGGGTCGATCTGCCCGGACCGCACCAGATCGTTGTAGCCCTGCGCCTGGGAGTCGTTGGTGCCGTGAGATCCCTGGAAGCGCTTCTGTCGGGTCCAGTGGTAGCGCAGGTCGACCATGGCGTCGAAGCCGGAGGTGCCCGCGCAGATGACCACCATCCCCCCGGGTTGGCACACGAAGATGCTGGTCGGCACGGTTGCCGCACCGGGGTGCTCCACGACGAGGGCTGGGTCGGTCCGCTCTCCGGCGATCTCCCAGATGCGCTTGCCGAACTTCTTGGCCTCGGCCGACCACTCGCGCTGTCCGGCCGTGTCGTCCACCAACGGCGGGATGCCCCAGTGGCTGAAGTCGTGTCGATCGATCCACCCGGCGGCGCCGCGATCCATCGCGTACTGCCCCCGCTCGGCCTCGGAGACCACCGCGACCGGTACGGCACCGGCGAGCTTGGCCAGCTGGATGGCCTGTGAGCCGACACCGCCCGATCCGCCCCACACCAGGACCACGTCACCCGCGGTGACCGTGTTGCCGGCCCACCCGTGCATCATGCGATAGGCGGTCGCGCCCACCAGCGTGGGGGCCGCCGCCGCGGCCCATCCGAGGTGCTCGGCCTTGGGCAGGACCTGGTGGGCCTGCACCCGGGAGAACTGGGCGAAGGAGCCGAAGTTGGTGTCGTAGCCCCAGATCCTGGCGGAGGGCGCGATCATCGCGTCCTTCCCGGCCGCGATCCAGGGATCGTCGGTCTCCCACCATCCGGGGTGGATCACGACCTCGTCACCGATCTCGACCCCCGTGACCGCGTCGCCGCGCGCGTAGACGATCCCGGACGCGTCCGATCCGCCGATGTGGAAGTCGTGGGGCTCGCCCTTGCGCTGCCGCGCGCCGATCTGGTCGACGGGATACCCGCGTGCCGCCCACACGTTGTTGTAGTTGATGCCGGCGGCCATGACGGCCACCAGGACCTCGTCCGGGCCCAGGTCCGGCACCTGGACCACCTCGTGCTGGAACGCCGTCAGGGGATCGCCGTACCGCTCCTGACGCACGACCTGTGCGTGCATGTGGCTCGGCACGACGCCGAGCGGGGGCAGCTCTCCCACGGGCACGATCTCTGCGCCGGGGGTGGCGACGCTCTTCCGCTGGCTGGTCAGGGTGGTCATCGGGCCGAACTCCTTCGATGGGGGACAGGGTGTGCATCAGCACGGTGGGTCGGGCGGGGTCGAGGCGGTGCTGCCTGGCGGAGGAGGCCGTTGCCTGCGTGGTGGGTCAGAGCTGGATCGCCTTGGTCTCGAGGAACTCCTCGAGCCCGAAACGGCCCAGCTCGCGTCCGTTACCGGACTTCTTGTAGCCGCCGAACGGCGCTGAGACGTTGAACTGGCCGCCGTTGACGTCCACCTGCCCGGTCCGGAGCCGGCGGGCGACGGCCACCCCGTGCTCCTCGGTGCCGGCCCACACCGCCCCGTGCAGTCCGTACGGGCTGTCGTTGGCGATGCGTACGGCGTCGTCCACGTCGTCGTAGGAGATGACCACGAGCACGGGCCCGAAGATCTCCTCGCGTGCGATGCGCATGGAGGGATCGACCTGGGCGAAGACCGTCGCGGGGACGTAGTACCCCGAGCTCAGGTGCGCGGGCCGACCCAGACCGCCCGCGACTAGCTGTGCTCCCTCGTCGATCCCGGCGGCGATGTAGGACTGCACCGAGTCGAACTGCGCACGCGAGGCCACGGGGCCCAGGCCGTCGCTCAGCTCGCGGGCAGCGGCCGCCGCAACCTGGGCCGCTCGGGCGTGCTCGGCTCGCGGGACGAGGAGCCGGGTCCAGGCGCTGCACGACTGGCCGCTGTTGCTCATGCAGTTCTGCACGGTGGCGGTCACGGCCGCGTCGAGGTCGGATCCCTCCAGGACCACGCTCGCGGACTTCCCTCCGAGCTCCAGCGCCACCCGCTTGACGCTCGGGGCCGCCGCCGCGGACACCCTGGCCCCTGCGGCGGTGGAGCCGGTGAACGACACCATGTCCACGTCAGGGTGGGCTGACAGCGCCTCGCCGACCACTGAGCCGCTCCCCGGAACGAGGTTGAAGACCCCGGCCGGGAAGCCGGCCTCGTGCAGAATCTCGGTGAAGCGGTAGGTCGAGAGGGGAGCGATCTCGGCGGGCTTGGCGACCACCGTGCAACCGACCGCGAGGGCGGGCGCCACCTTGGCGACGAGCTGGTACAGCGGGTAGTTCCACGGGGTGATCGCTGCGACGACCCCGACAGGCTCCCGGACGACGAGGGAGTTGCCGATGCGCTCGTCATGGCACTGCCCCACCAGCTCCAGGCAGTCCTCCAACATCGCCAGCGGCGTGTCGACATGCTCCGAGCGCGCCAGGGGCCACGGTGCGCCGATCTCGAGCTCGACCAGTGACGCCAGCTCGTCGGCTTGCGCACGCATGCCTTCCAGCAGCCGCCGGAGCCGACCCTGGCGAGTGGCGACGGGCGCGTCGGACCAGTCGGGGAAGGCACGTCGCGCGGCCTGCACAGCCACGTCCACGTCGACGGCGGCGCAGCTGGCGACCAGGGCCACCACCTCCTCCGAGCACGGGTGCACGACCTCGATGAGCGCCGGGTCCGACGGGTGCTGCCAGCGCCCGTCGACGTACATCCGGTCCCAGGTCGTCACGGAGCTTGACTCGCTCATGGCTCAGGACTCCTGTCCAGGTCGCTGGGGGCCGGGGGTGGCGCGTACCGGGCATCCCGCCAGGCCAGCGCCGACCTGAGCCCCTGGGTCCGGACCCGCTCGTCGAATGCCTGCTGCTCGGGGGAGTCGAGGCTGTTGAGGATGGCGGAGAGATCGTGGTTCGCCGACACGGCCGTGCGCAGCCCCATCGCCTCGTAGGCCCGGGTCAGGGCCAGCTTGGTGTAGCGCAGGGTGCCGGCCGGGGTGGGCGTGATCTTCGCGCACAAGGCGTCGATCGCCGAGCGCAGGTCGTGGTCGTCGACGACGTGGTTGACCAGCCCGATCCGCTCGGCCTCGGCAGCGGAGAGGGAGTCGCCAGTGAACAGCAGCTCGTTCGTCTTCTTCTCACCGAGGACGAACGGCATCAGCATCGTCGCGGGCCCGGAGCCGTAACGGATCTCCGGCTCACCGAAACGGGCGTCCGAGCTGGCGATGACCATGTCGCAGGCCATCGCCAGGTCGCAGCCGCCCGCCAGGCACCAACCATGCACGGCGGCTACGGTCGGCTTGGAGAGCGACCACAGCTGCATGGTGACGTCGATGTCCCGGCGAAGGATGTCGTGCCAGGTGTCGGCGCCCTCGATGCCCTCCCCGGCCTCCTCGGTGAGGTCGAATCCGGCGCAGAAGGCTCGTCCGCTCCCGGAGAGCACGACCACCTTGGTGGACTCGTCCTTCTCGGCCGCAGTCAGGGCTGCGCTCAGCTCGCCGACCATGTCGTGGCTGAGCGCGTTCAGCTTCTCGGGACGGTTCAGGGTCAGCCACCGGACGGCGCCGTGCTGATCGACCAGGATCAGGTCACTCATCGCGACACCCCCTGCTCCAGGACCACGAGGGCGTCGACGGCGACCACTCCCTCGGTGGTGACGATGAGGGGGTTCACATCGATCTCGGTCACTTCCGGGTGCTCGGAGGCGAGACGGCCGAGTGCCAGCAGGACGTCGACGAGCCCGGAGGCCGACGGGGGCAGCCCGGCGGATCGGACGAGCCCGGTGGCGAGCTCCCGATCCACCGGTCCCAGCGCTACGGCGGGCGTCCTCGCCTCCACGTCGGTGCCTCCGAAGCCGACGGTGAACACGGGACCGAATGCGGGGTCGCGGTTCATGCCGCAGTAGACCTCGATGCCGGGCGGCAGCTGCCGAGCCACCAGCACCGGGCCGCCGATGGCCGTGGCGGCCTCCGACACCGCGTGCGGGCTGGTCAGCCCGAGGATCACGCCGTTGCTCCTGGACTTGTGCGCGGGGCCGTCGACCTTGACCACGACCGGATACCCCAGGGAGTCCGCCGCGGCCGCCGCGGCCTGGGCGTTCTCGGCGCGGATGCCCTCGGCGACCACCACGCCGTAGCGACGCAGGACGGTCGCGGAGTCGAACTCCGGCAACGCTCCCGCACCGACGAGCCGCGGTTGCGCGACGGTGTGCTCCACCGCGGGCACCGAGTCGACCGCGGCCCAGCTCGCCCCGATGCCGCTGATGGCCCGCATGGCTCGGTCGATGCCGCGGACCAGCGGAACGCCCCCTTCCCGCGCCGCGGCCATGATGTGCGCAGGTGCGTCACAGTTGCCGACCGAGACCACGACGGGGAAGACGCCGTAGGTGTCGGCGAGGTCCGCCAGGGTCCGGACCACGAGCTCGCACCAGACGTTCTCCTCGGCCCCCGGTAGGTGGACAGGTCCACCTGGCCGATGATCACGTCGTACTGCCCCGAGCGGGCCATCAGATCGAGCGCCCAGGGGAACGCTCTCTCAGGGCTGTCCAGGCCCCACACGTCCAGCGGATTCTGTGGCGCCACCAGTCCCGGGAATCGCTCCTCCAGATCATGCTGGAGGGACGCTGCCATCGGCTGGAAGGCGATGCCGGCGGCGTCGGCAGCGTCCGCGAGCAGCCCGCACTCGCCGCCGGACTCGGACACGGCGCCCAGCCGGACACCGCCCAGGGGACGCGGACTGCCCAGGAGCTCCAGCGTCTCGGTGAGCTGCTGGAAGTCCTCGACCTCGATCACGCCGTAGCGGGCGAGGGCCGCGGAGAACGAGGTTCCGGACCCGACGATGGCGCCCGTGTGGGCCAGGGCGACCCGGGCAGCGGTCACCGATCGGCCGACCTTGAGACAGACCACCGGCTTTCCCCGCTCAGCGCACTTGCGCAGGGCCTCGACGAAGGCCGCCGGGCGACGAACCGTCTCCAGGAACAGCCCGATGGCGCTGGTCGCGGGATCCTCGGCGAAGTGGTCGAGGAAGTCGGCGACGTCTCGTCCGATCTCGCTCCCCGTGGAGACGACCGCACGGAAGCCGACCCTGGGCCCCATCGTGGTGAAGGCCTCGGCGACGGACCCCGACTGCGCGACGACCGCGACGCTGCCGGGCAGGAACGTGTCGGGCAGGGTACCGATCCACGGTGAGCACGCCGGGGTGGCGATGCCCATGCAGTTGTGCCCGAGGATCGCGACGCCGGCCGCCTCGGCACGAGATCTCAGACGAGCCGCGATGCCGGGGCCTTCGACCCCGGCCTCACTGCCCAGGCCGGGCATGACGACGCCACGGGCACCGACGGCGATCAGCTCCTCGAACGCTTGCTCGACGCGACGGTGCCCGACCATCAGGACGCCGAGATCGGGCGCGTGCTCGAGGTCGCCGATGGAGGGAACGCACGGCAACCCGGCCACGCTGTGTCGACCCGGGTGCACACCGACCACGGGAGCCCGGCCGGCGAGGAGGTTGTGGAGGACCGACGCGTGTCGGTCGGAGGGACCGACCACCACCACGGAGCGGGGCTGGACGAGCGGGGTCACGTCGCGGAGGGCGTCGCCGGCGGTGCCGGCCGGCGTTGGTGCGATCAGGGGCTGAGAGGGCGTGCTGGACTGCAGCATGGGAGGACCCATCCTCGGATTGTCTAGGCGGGAAGAGGGGGTGGGAGGCGAGAACGACGGGTCAGGTGGAGACCGTCAGCTCCTGGCCGGCGTCGGTCTGGTCACCCAGCCGGGCGACGCGTTCGGTGGGGGATTCCAGGGTCGGCGTGTGTCGGAGCAGCTGCCTGGTGTAGCTGGAGCTGGGATGGTCGAAGACCTCGGTGACGGTCCCGTGCTCGACGATCCTGCCGTCGCGCATCACCGCCACGCGGTCGGCGATCGTGCGTGTGAGTGCGAGGTTGTGGGTCACGAACA
The DNA window shown above is from Nocardioides mesophilus and carries:
- the ccrA gene encoding crotonyl-CoA carboxylase/reductase, which encodes MTTLTSQRKSVATPGAEIVPVGELPPLGVVPSHMHAQVVRQERYGDPLTAFQHEVVQVPDLGPDEVLVAVMAAGINYNNVWAARGYPVDQIGARQRKGEPHDFHIGGSDASGIVYARGDAVTGVEIGDEVVIHPGWWETDDPWIAAGKDAMIAPSARIWGYDTNFGSFAQFSRVQAHQVLPKAEHLGWAAAAAPTLVGATAYRMMHGWAGNTVTAGDVVLVWGGSGGVGSQAIQLAKLAGAVPVAVVSEAERGQYAMDRGAAGWIDRHDFSHWGIPPLVDDTAGQREWSAEAKKFGKRIWEIAGERTDPALVVEHPGAATVPTSIFVCQPGGMVVICAGTSGFDAMVDLRYHWTRQKRFQGSHGTNDSQAQGYNDLVRSGQIDPCLGRVVSFDEIGSAHASMGRGEDVFGNMVALVGSSAPTDGAATG
- a CDS encoding aldehyde dehydrogenase family protein yields the protein MSESSSVTTWDRMYVDGRWQHPSDPALIEVVHPCSEEVVALVASCAAVDVDVAVQAARRAFPDWSDAPVATRQGRLRRLLEGMRAQADELASLVELEIGAPWPLARSEHVDTPLAMLEDCLELVGQCHDERIGNSLVVREPVGVVAAITPWNYPLYQLVAKVAPALAVGCTVVAKPAEIAPLSTYRFTEILHEAGFPAGVFNLVPGSGSVVGEALSAHPDVDMVSFTGSTAAGARVSAAAAPSVKRVALELGGKSASVVLEGSDLDAAVTATVQNCMSNSGQSCSAWTRLLVPRAEHARAAQVAAAAARELSDGLGPVASRAQFDSVQSYIAAGIDEGAQLVAGGLGRPAHLSSGYYVPATVFAQVDPSMRIAREEIFGPVLVVISYDDVDDAVRIANDSPYGLHGAVWAGTEEHGVAVARRLRTGQVDVNGGQFNVSAPFGGYKKSGNGRELGRFGLEEFLETKAIQL
- a CDS encoding enoyl-CoA hydratase/isomerase family protein, producing MSDLILVDQHGAVRWLTLNRPEKLNALSHDMVGELSAALTAAEKDESTKVVVLSGSGRAFCAGFDLTEEAGEGIEGADTWHDILRRDIDVTMQLWSLSKPTVAAVHGWCLAGGCDLAMACDMVIASSDARFGEPEIRYGSGPATMLMPFVLGEKKTNELLFTGDSLSAAEAERIGLVNHVVDDHDLRSAIDALCAKITPTPAGTLRYTKLALTRAYEAMGLRTAVSANHDLSAILNSLDSPEQQAFDERVRTQGLRSALAWRDARYAPPPAPSDLDRSPEP
- a CDS encoding acetate--CoA ligase family protein; this translates as MVRTLADLADTYGVFPVVVSVGNCDAPAHIMAAAREGGVPLVRGIDRAMRAISGIGASWAAVDSVPAVEHTVAQPRLVGAGALPEFDSATVLRRYGVVVAEGIRAENAQAAAAAADSLGYPVVVKVDGPAHKSRSNGVILGLTSPHAVSEAATAIGGPVLVARQLPPGIEVYCGMNRDPAFGPVFTVGFGGTDVEARTPAVALGPVDRELATGLVRSAGLPPSASGLVDVLLALGRLASEHPEVTEIDVNPLIVTTEGVVAVDALVVLEQGVSR